The sequence below is a genomic window from Bradyrhizobium septentrionale.
CCATACAAGCCCGCCAGCGAGATCACGGCGGCCGGCTGCGAGGCGGTGCCGAGCCTAGAGGCGGCATTGCCGCGGGCGGATTTCGTCACGATCCACTGCCCGAAATCATCAGAGACCGTCGGCATGTTCAACGCGGCGCGGATCAGGCTGATGAAGCCGACCGCCTATCTCATCAACACCGCCCGCGGCGGCATCGTCGATGAGAAGGCGCTGCACGATGCGCTGGTGTCGGACAAGATCGCCGGCGCCGGCCTCGACGTGTTCGAGGTCGAACCGCCACCGGTCGGCCAGCCCCTGCACGCTTTGCCGAACGTGATCATGGCGCCGCATGTTGCCGGCGTCACCGTCGAGGCCGTCGATCGCATGAGCGAGCAGACCGCGCGCAATATCCTGAGCGTGCTGGACGGCAATCCGCTGCGCCAGAATGTGATCAACCAGGACGTCCTCGGCTGAGCGTTCAGCCTTCCTCTTTGCGCCGCGGCCGATCCTTGCGATTGGCCCGGCGATGCGGAGTACCCACATGGCCTTCAAGGAATTCGGCGACTACGACGCGGTCGGTCTGGCCGAGCTCGTCCGCAACAAGGACGTGACGGCAAAGGAGCTGCTCGACGAGGCCGTCGCGCGCACGGCCGCCGTCGATCCGAAGATCAATGCGGTCGTCGTCAAGCATTACGACTATGCCGAACGCCAGATTGCCAAGGGATTGCCTGATGGTCCCTTCACCGGCGTGCCGTTCCTGCTCAAGGACCTCGACCTGCTCGAGGGCACGCGTACCACGTCGGGCGCAAGCCTGCTGAAGGAGTTCGTTGCCGACCACAACGGCACGCTGGCCCAGCGCTTCCTCGACGCCGGCCTGACGATCTTCGGCAAGAGCGCGAGCCCCGAGTTCGGCCTGATGCCGACGACGGAATCCCGCCTGTTCGGCCCGACCCGCAATCCCTGGAATCTCGACCACTCCTCCGGCGGATCGTCCGGCGGTGCGGGGGCTGCGGTCGCGGCGCGCATCCTGCCCGTCGCACACGCCAGCGACGGCGGCGGGTCGATCCGGATCCCCGCTTCCGCCTCCGGCGTGTTCGGCGTGAAGCCGACGCGCGCCCGCAACCCGTGTGGTCCCGATCGCGGCGAAGGCTGGGGCGGCTTTTCAGTTGGTCACGTGCTCAGCATCAGCGTCCGCGACAGCGCGGTGATGATGGATGCGATCCATGGCCCGGAGCCGTCGAGCCTCTACGTCGCGCCGCCGCCGCAACGGCCGTTCTCCCAGGAGGTGGGCCGCGATCCCGGGCATTTGCGCATCAGCTTCACCGACAAGTCGCCCTATGGCGACGCCATCGATCCCGAGATCGCTACGGCGGTCCGCGACATTGCCAAGCTGCTGGCGGGCCTCGGCCATCATGTCGAGGAGCGCGCGCCGCCGCTTGCGGCCGATCCGGCAGCGACCATGACGACGATCGTCGGCGGCAATACGGCGCTGACGATCCGCCTGATCGAGCAGCGCGTCGGGCGCAAGCTGACCTCCGACGACGTCGAGCGCCTGACGCTGGCGAGCGCAGAGAATTCAGTCAAGCTGACACCGGTCGACTACGTCGCCGCGCAGCTTGCGGCATTCCAGATCTCACGCGGACTCGCGACCTTCTTCGAGGGCTGCGACATCTTCCTTAGCCCGACCTTGTGCGCGCCGCCGCTCCGCCTCGGCGAGCTGAACACGATGTCCGAGGATCTGACCCACATTGCACCGGTCTTGCGCCGCTACATGCCGGGCACCTCGATGTTCAACATGTCCGGGCAGCCGGCGATGTCGGTGCCGCTGGCCTGGAACAAGGCCGGTTTGCCGCTCGGCATGATGTTCGCGGCCAAGCTCGGCGAGGAAGGCCTGCTGTTCCGCCTGGCCGGCCAGCTCGAACAGGTCCGTCCCTGGAAGGACCGCCGCCCGCCGGTGTCCGCCTAATAGCGTTTTCGAGCGAAGTGGCTCCCGGTTCGCGTCAAGAAAACGCGTCAGATAAAGAAACCTGCAGCTGCGGCTCTGATTCAATCAGAGCCGTAGCTGCAGGCTGACAAAGGGTAGTTCAATCAGCTAGATAGGGAGGGCGTCGGCACGATTCCGCCGGCGTCATGCCTGGGAGACCGAACCGTGAGCGACCCGACCGACAATGCGCTCGCCGCAATCGCGAGCATTCTCGATCAGACGACGACGCCTCCCGAGACGGCCAAATCAGCCGACAAGTCGGCGGACAAGACGGCGGAGAAGGCAGCCGAGCCCGTCGAGGAGCCGCCGGTCTCCGCGGCGATGCCACCGCCTCTGCCATCGACCATCGGAATCGTCTCCATCGAAGCCGTGTCCGTCGAGGGCGCGCCCGTCGAGCCGCCGCCGATGGAGCAGCCCGAGCCGGTCGAACCGGAGTCGATCGAACCGAAGTCGGTCAAAGCAGAGTCAGTCGAACCGGAGCCGAGCGAGCCGGAGCCCGTCCAACCGCCGCGACCGATCGAGGCCAACGGCTATTCCAAGTCCGGCCCAGGCCCGATGGCCGCGCTGCGCTTCCGCTGGACGGTGCGCGAGGACGATGGCCGCTACTATGTCGACGAGACTGTCGGCGAAGGATCGAGCCCGCACGTCAACGGCCCGATGGACGGCGACGCCGCGATCAAGTTCGTCGACGAACGCGAGGCCGAAGCGCGGCGGCGCTTCGAGCATTTCAAGCACGAGATGATCAGCCGAAGCGCGACCGCGCTTCGGGCGAGCAAGGACAGCAACGAGGG
It includes:
- a CDS encoding amidase, which produces MAFKEFGDYDAVGLAELVRNKDVTAKELLDEAVARTAAVDPKINAVVVKHYDYAERQIAKGLPDGPFTGVPFLLKDLDLLEGTRTTSGASLLKEFVADHNGTLAQRFLDAGLTIFGKSASPEFGLMPTTESRLFGPTRNPWNLDHSSGGSSGGAGAAVAARILPVAHASDGGGSIRIPASASGVFGVKPTRARNPCGPDRGEGWGGFSVGHVLSISVRDSAVMMDAIHGPEPSSLYVAPPPQRPFSQEVGRDPGHLRISFTDKSPYGDAIDPEIATAVRDIAKLLAGLGHHVEERAPPLAADPAATMTTIVGGNTALTIRLIEQRVGRKLTSDDVERLTLASAENSVKLTPVDYVAAQLAAFQISRGLATFFEGCDIFLSPTLCAPPLRLGELNTMSEDLTHIAPVLRRYMPGTSMFNMSGQPAMSVPLAWNKAGLPLGMMFAAKLGEEGLLFRLAGQLEQVRPWKDRRPPVSA